The DNA segment CTGCTCGAAGATCGTCTCAAATCCGTCGATTACGACAGCTACGACCTCGACGACGACGAGGAAGCTGAACAGTTCCGTGAGGATGTCTTCGGAGAGTACTTACGGAAAAGTGCCGATGTCCGGTATTTCGGGGCAACGATGTCCGTCGATACGGATGACGTGTACGCCAAGCATCTCCCGGATCACTTTACCGGGCCGGTTCAGTTCTCGCCCGGCAAAACGATGCACGCAGTCAATGAAAACGAGGAGTACGACAGTCTGACCAGCGTCATCGCAACTCAAGAAGGTAAAGAGCAGGGAGGATTCGATCTCGACGACCACCGTATCCAGTACGGACTCATCCGATTCCACGGATTAGTCGACGAACACGGCGCAGCCGACACAAGACTCACTCAAGAAGACGTCGAACGGCTTGATACACTCTGTTGGCGCGCCATCAAGAATCAGACCATCAGCCGGAGTAAGGTCGGACAGGAACCACGCCTCTACTGCCGCGTGGAGTACGCTGACGAGAGTTTCCACCTCGGTGGGTTGGACAAGGAC comes from the Haloarcula marismortui ATCC 43049 genome and includes:
- the cas7b gene encoding type I-B CRISPR-associated protein Cas7/Csh2 — protein: MTDTTDIAQHRSEIVFLYDAVDANPNGNPLSSANRPRIDPQTQQAIVTDVRLKRYLRDQLDDDGHGVYIRNVQEEGEQYTRADLLEDRLKSVDYDSYDLDDDEEAEQFREDVFGEYLRKSADVRYFGATMSVDTDDVYAKHLPDHFTGPVQFSPGKTMHAVNENEEYDSLTSVIATQEGKEQGGFDLDDHRIQYGLIRFHGLVDEHGAADTRLTQEDVERLDTLCWRAIKNQTISRSKVGQEPRLYCRVEYADESFHLGGLDKDLRLDEEASKDDEDLRNVRDLAVEIDDFVDRLDGAGAQVERIRVVASDVLQFTHEGEPGGPELLYNALRDAVGADRVEIIDVYDEHLETLPAAE